From Salipiger profundus, a single genomic window includes:
- the ftsH gene encoding ATP-dependent zinc metalloprotease FtsH, with amino-acid sequence MEKRTEFNIWYWIVAFFAVIFIQDLIASYRSTAPISYSQFEQYLADGDIASVAVGSDTITGTFGAPIDGRSGFVTTIVDPAILERLDDADVEITGIPQNTWIGALLSWVVPAVVFFGLWMFVFRKFAERQGFGGFLQVGKSKAKVYMEKETGVSFADVAGVDEAKAELEEVVDFLKTPEEYGKLGARIPKGILLVGPPGTGKTLLARAVAGEAGVTFFSISGSEFVEMFVGVGAARVRDLFEQARKNAPAIIFIDELDALGRARASGQMAGGHDEREQTLNQLLTELDGFDPSSGIVLLAATNRPEILDPALLRAGRFDRQVLVDKPDKKGRIQILGVHMKKVTLAPDVDAEKVAALTPGFSGADLANLVNEAALLATRRKADAVTMEDFNNAVERIVAGLEKRNRVLNAREREIVAHHEMGHALVAMALPAVDPVHKVSIIPRGIGALGYTIQRPTEDRFLMTREELENKIAVLLGGRAAEKVIYDHLSTGAADDLVKATDIARGMVARYGMDPDLGHVSYDTERPGFLGTGDQSAWLNRRHSEATAERMDTAVKAIIDDIFARTVALLDANRALLEETSRDLLDRETLDEPDLRAIAEKVRTQEVEAA; translated from the coding sequence ATGGAAAAGAGAACCGAATTTAATATCTGGTACTGGATCGTCGCATTTTTTGCGGTGATCTTTATTCAGGATCTGATCGCCAGCTACCGCAGCACCGCGCCGATCAGCTATAGCCAATTCGAACAGTATCTAGCCGACGGCGACATCGCTTCGGTTGCGGTCGGGTCCGATACGATCACCGGTACTTTCGGAGCTCCCATCGACGGGCGCTCGGGCTTCGTCACCACGATCGTCGATCCCGCCATTCTTGAACGGCTGGACGACGCGGATGTCGAGATCACCGGCATTCCGCAAAACACCTGGATCGGGGCGCTTCTCTCCTGGGTGGTGCCGGCAGTGGTCTTCTTCGGTCTCTGGATGTTCGTCTTTCGCAAGTTCGCCGAGCGTCAGGGTTTTGGCGGCTTCCTGCAGGTCGGCAAGAGCAAGGCCAAGGTCTACATGGAGAAGGAAACCGGCGTCAGTTTTGCCGATGTGGCCGGGGTCGACGAGGCCAAGGCCGAGCTGGAGGAAGTGGTCGATTTCCTGAAGACGCCCGAGGAATACGGCAAGCTCGGCGCGCGGATCCCGAAAGGTATCCTGCTGGTCGGCCCGCCGGGTACCGGCAAGACGCTTCTGGCGCGGGCCGTGGCGGGCGAGGCGGGCGTGACCTTCTTCTCGATCTCCGGCTCTGAATTCGTCGAGATGTTCGTGGGCGTCGGCGCCGCAAGGGTGCGCGATCTGTTCGAGCAGGCCCGCAAGAACGCACCCGCGATCATCTTCATTGACGAGCTCGACGCGCTTGGTCGCGCCCGCGCCTCCGGTCAGATGGCCGGCGGGCATGACGAGCGTGAGCAGACGCTGAACCAGCTTCTCACTGAGCTGGACGGGTTCGACCCGTCGTCGGGGATCGTGCTGCTGGCGGCCACCAACCGGCCGGAAATCCTGGACCCGGCGCTGCTCAGGGCCGGGCGCTTCGACCGGCAGGTGCTGGTGGACAAGCCCGACAAGAAGGGCCGCATCCAGATCCTCGGGGTACACATGAAGAAGGTGACGCTAGCACCGGATGTGGATGCCGAGAAGGTCGCCGCGCTGACCCCGGGCTTTTCCGGAGCGGACCTGGCAAATCTGGTCAATGAGGCGGCGCTATTGGCAACCCGCCGAAAGGCCGATGCGGTGACCATGGAAGACTTCAACAACGCGGTAGAGCGTATCGTCGCCGGGCTGGAAAAGCGCAATCGTGTTCTGAACGCGCGCGAGCGGGAAATCGTGGCGCATCACGAAATGGGGCACGCGCTGGTCGCGATGGCGCTGCCGGCGGTCGATCCGGTGCACAAGGTCTCGATCATCCCGCGCGGGATCGGTGCGCTCGGCTATACGATCCAGCGCCCGACCGAAGACCGCTTCCTGATGACCCGCGAGGAACTGGAGAACAAGATCGCCGTTCTTCTGGGCGGGCGTGCGGCCGAGAAGGTCATATACGATCACCTTTCGACCGGTGCCGCCGACGACCTGGTGAAGGCAACCGACATCGCCAGGGGCATGGTCGCGCGCTACGGCATGGACCCCGATCTGGGCCATGTCAGCTATGACACCGAGCGGCCCGGCTTCCTTGGCACGGGGGATCAATCCGCCTGGCTCAACCGCCGCCACAGCGAGGCAACGGCCGAGCGGATGGATACCGCTGTCAAGGCGATCATCGACGACATCTTCGCACGTACGGTCGCGCTTCTCGACGCGAACCGGGCGCTGCTGGAGGAAACGTCCCGCGATCTGCTCGACCGCGAGACGCTGGACGAGCCCGACCTTCGGGCCATCGCAGAAAAGGTCCGCACTCAGGAGGTCGAGGCGGCCTGA
- a CDS encoding zinc metalloprotease HtpX, whose protein sequence is MTATPRHQFLNLLQSILLLAGMAVIAWFIVSAIAGQGLAIPIVIGSLLGLLLSPGIPKRLLLNAYGARRLSGREFPEGMAILAELARRAGLPRVPELYYVPSQIPNAFAMGSPDESAVCVSDGLLRLMNQRELAGVLAHEVAHIANRDLWIMGLADAMSRAVSLASWVGQLILLLNLPLILAGAAYVPWQVPLVLIFSPTIMALLQLALSRAREYDADRGGAELTGDPDGLASALLKLERRIGRVWEEMFLPGRRIPEPSILRTHPPTADRVRRLRALSGPRRPVPPSVPLNAPRAVRVSTPRYGPWGVYR, encoded by the coding sequence ATGACTGCAACGCCGCGCCACCAATTCCTGAACCTGCTTCAATCCATCCTGCTTTTGGCGGGTATGGCGGTTATCGCCTGGTTCATCGTTTCGGCGATTGCGGGACAGGGCTTGGCGATTCCGATCGTCATCGGATCCTTGCTGGGATTGCTGCTGTCACCCGGCATCCCGAAACGCCTGTTGCTGAACGCCTACGGCGCACGCAGGCTCAGCGGGCGGGAATTTCCAGAGGGCATGGCGATACTGGCCGAACTCGCACGCCGCGCCGGGCTGCCGCGTGTACCGGAACTCTACTATGTACCGAGCCAGATACCGAACGCCTTCGCTATGGGCTCTCCGGATGAAAGCGCCGTCTGCGTCAGCGATGGTCTTCTGCGATTGATGAACCAGCGCGAACTGGCCGGGGTCCTGGCGCACGAGGTCGCTCACATCGCCAACCGCGATCTCTGGATCATGGGTCTGGCCGACGCGATGTCGCGCGCGGTGTCGCTCGCGTCCTGGGTTGGGCAACTCATCCTGCTGCTGAACCTGCCGCTAATCCTGGCCGGCGCGGCTTATGTGCCCTGGCAGGTACCACTTGTCCTGATCTTTTCACCCACGATCATGGCCCTTCTTCAGCTCGCGCTGTCGCGGGCCCGGGAATACGATGCCGACAGGGGCGGCGCCGAGCTGACCGGCGATCCCGATGGCCTCGCTTCGGCCCTCCTCAAGCTGGAACGCCGCATCGGGCGGGTCTGGGAAGAGATGTTCCTGCCCGGCCGCCGCATCCCCGAACCCTCGATCCTGCGCACGCACCCGCCCACCGCCGATCGAGTCCGGCGACTGCGTGCACTTTCCGGACCCCGCCGACCGGTCCCACCGTCCGTTCCCCTGAACGCACCGCGGGCTGTGCGCGTCTCCACGCCGCGTTACGGGCCCTGGGGCGTCTATCGATGA
- a CDS encoding Hsp20/alpha crystallin family protein yields the protein MLYPTYTRRSDPFALMRSMLRDFDRTSPGRVTQPVFPAVNVWQGDEAVAITAELPGVDPADIDISVKENVLTLSGERKAPEIPEGGRWHRNERGFGKFARSVRLPFVAAEDKVEARMTNGVLRIVIGRPEEDKPRKIEIKAA from the coding sequence ATGCTCTATCCCACCTACACACGTCGCAGCGATCCGTTTGCGCTGATGCGCTCGATGCTGCGCGATTTTGACAGGACCTCTCCTGGCCGCGTGACCCAGCCCGTTTTCCCCGCCGTGAACGTCTGGCAGGGCGACGAGGCAGTCGCGATCACGGCAGAACTCCCTGGCGTTGACCCGGCCGACATCGACATTTCCGTGAAGGAAAATGTCCTGACGCTCTCTGGCGAGCGCAAGGCGCCCGAAATTCCGGAAGGCGGCCGCTGGCACCGCAACGAACGCGGCTTTGGCAAGTTCGCTCGTTCGGTTCGGCTGCCGTTCGTGGCCGCAGAGGACAAGGTCGAGGCGCGGATGACCAACGGTGTGCTGCGCATCGTGATCGGCCGTCCCGAAGAGGACAAGCCGCGGAAAATCGAGATCAAGGCTGCGTAA
- a CDS encoding Hsp20/alpha crystallin family protein — protein sequence MTNDVTHTADKTAAETPETTTGRRIYRPLTDIVETTDGVTLMLEMPGVAAEDVDITLEKRVLTIRGKVHATQPEKLQLAYAEYGEGDFERAFTMSDDFDPDKIGAQVSNGVLTLTLPRAAEAQPKKITVTAS from the coding sequence ATGACCAACGATGTGACACATACTGCCGACAAGACCGCGGCCGAGACACCGGAAACCACCACCGGCCGTCGTATCTACAGGCCGCTGACCGACATCGTCGAAACGACTGACGGGGTGACGCTGATGCTCGAGATGCCGGGCGTCGCCGCCGAAGACGTGGATATCACGCTCGAAAAGCGCGTGTTGACGATCCGAGGTAAGGTCCATGCCACGCAGCCCGAGAAGCTGCAATTGGCCTATGCCGAATACGGCGAGGGCGATTTCGAGCGAGCCTTCACCATGTCCGACGACTTCGACCCCGACAAGATCGGCGCGCAGGTCTCGAACGGTGTGTTGACCCTGACGCTGCCGCGCGCAGCGGAAGCCCAACCCAAAAAGATCACGGTAACGGCTTCGTAA
- a CDS encoding Hsp20/alpha crystallin family protein: MQIKDLIPWARKDHAPDPKSDDQNPIATLQRDMNRVFEGFWNRVGDFDWPWGGGEAKSDVVETEDHVEVSIELPGMEMKDIEVTVTDDMLTIKGEKKIERQEEKKGYYLSERSYGAIYRTIPLPPGVDGEKADASFKNGVLTIKLPQTPEAQAKVKRIEVKNA; encoded by the coding sequence ATGCAGATCAAGGACCTGATCCCTTGGGCGCGGAAGGATCATGCGCCCGACCCGAAAAGTGATGACCAGAACCCCATCGCCACCCTTCAACGCGACATGAACCGTGTGTTTGAAGGCTTCTGGAACCGCGTCGGCGATTTCGACTGGCCCTGGGGAGGCGGCGAGGCGAAATCCGACGTGGTCGAGACCGAAGATCACGTGGAGGTATCGATCGAACTGCCCGGGATGGAAATGAAGGACATCGAGGTCACCGTGACCGACGACATGCTGACCATCAAGGGCGAGAAGAAGATCGAGCGGCAGGAGGAGAAGAAGGGCTATTATCTCTCCGAACGCAGCTATGGCGCGATCTATCGCACGATCCCGCTACCGCCGGGAGTCGACGGTGAGAAGGCCGATGCCAGCTTCAAGAACGGCGTGCTGACGATCAAGCTGCCGCAGACCCCGGAGGCGCAGGCCAAGGTCAAGCGCATCGAGGTGAAAAACGCCTGA